One segment of Amycolatopsis alba DSM 44262 DNA contains the following:
- a CDS encoding DUF3039 domain-containing protein, with translation MSTQTLPKPDTRPEGTDGTDDDAPKMFHYVRKNKIAESAVMGTHVVALCGEVFPVTKSAKPGSPVCPDCKKIYDGLKPGD, from the coding sequence GTGAGTACACAGACCCTTCCGAAGCCGGATACCCGTCCCGAGGGCACCGACGGCACCGATGACGACGCGCCGAAGATGTTCCACTACGTGCGCAAGAACAAGATCGCCGAAAGCGCGGTCATGGGCACGCACGTGGTGGCGCTGTGCGGCGAGGTCTTCCCGGTGACGAAGTCGGCGAAGCCCGGTTCGCCGGTCTGCCCGGACTGCAAGAAGATCTACGACGGTCTCAAGCCCGGCGACTGA
- a CDS encoding sporulation protein, producing MFQKVLATFGSGGAKIDARLLDRTVFPGRPLRGEVLLLGGEVDQEINGLSVKLLARVQTPDEREPGVEDLEFGTQQLAGSERIGPGQQVRIPFEVALPWETPISSVFGKPLHGMAVGLQTSLDIANSVTDPVDVDGAAIEPLPAQKRILDAFSRIGFVFREAVLERGRINGATQQLPFFQEIRFTPSPRFAPAFTSVAVTFLSSSSETQVVLEVTKRVRVSKSGGFGGRGQEFLGLFKVDHAALDRVGWEPQLEGWLHEVAKSRGIFD from the coding sequence ATGTTCCAGAAGGTGCTCGCGACATTCGGTTCGGGCGGGGCGAAGATCGACGCCCGGCTGCTCGACCGCACGGTGTTCCCCGGCAGACCCCTGCGCGGCGAGGTCCTGCTGCTCGGCGGTGAAGTCGATCAAGAGATCAACGGTCTCTCGGTGAAGCTGCTCGCCCGTGTCCAGACGCCGGACGAGCGCGAACCCGGCGTCGAGGACCTCGAATTCGGCACCCAGCAGCTGGCGGGCAGCGAGCGGATCGGACCGGGCCAGCAGGTCCGGATCCCGTTCGAGGTCGCCCTGCCGTGGGAGACGCCGATCTCCAGCGTCTTCGGCAAGCCGCTGCACGGGATGGCCGTCGGCCTGCAGACCAGCCTCGACATCGCGAACTCCGTCACCGACCCGGTCGACGTCGACGGCGCCGCGATCGAGCCGCTGCCCGCGCAGAAACGGATACTGGACGCCTTCAGCCGGATCGGCTTCGTCTTCCGGGAGGCCGTACTGGAACGCGGCCGGATCAACGGTGCGACGCAGCAGCTCCCGTTCTTCCAGGAGATCCGCTTCACCCCCTCGCCGCGGTTCGCGCCCGCCTTCACCTCCGTGGCGGTGACCTTCCTGTCCTCGTCGTCGGAGACGCAGGTCGTGCTGGAGGTGACCAAGCGGGTCCGCGTGTCCAAGAGCGGCGGCTTCGGCGGACGCGGCCAGGAGTTCCTCGGCCTGTTCAAGGTCGACCACGCCGCGCTGGACCGGGTCGGCTGGGAGCCGCAGCTCGAAGGCTGGCTGCACGAGGTCGCCAAGTCGCGCGGGATCTTCGACTGA
- a CDS encoding HD domain-containing protein, whose product MDWPTAITRLGGDHRIAAVAWNDLQTRYAEPHRRYHDLRHVTAVARDSGALAVAFGLSSRERALVAIAAWTHDVVYDARPGEDEQASAAWTREELTNARVPAAEVTRAEDLVLSTIHHSAPDDDLLATALLDADLAILGSPPSSYAEYANGVREEYSIYSDEDWRTGRASVLENLLARPRLYRSDIARARWESKARENLANELTRWRDADPHHR is encoded by the coding sequence ATGGACTGGCCGACCGCGATCACCCGGCTCGGTGGCGACCACCGGATCGCCGCCGTCGCGTGGAACGACCTCCAGACCCGCTACGCCGAGCCGCATCGCCGCTATCACGATCTGCGGCACGTCACGGCCGTCGCCCGCGACAGCGGGGCCCTCGCCGTCGCCTTCGGCCTGAGCTCACGGGAGCGTGCCCTCGTCGCCATCGCCGCCTGGACGCACGACGTCGTCTACGACGCCCGCCCCGGCGAGGACGAGCAGGCCAGCGCGGCCTGGACCCGCGAGGAGCTCACCAACGCACGGGTCCCGGCGGCCGAAGTCACCCGCGCGGAGGACCTGGTCCTGAGCACCATCCACCACTCAGCCCCGGACGACGACCTCCTCGCCACCGCCTTGCTCGACGCCGATCTCGCGATCCTCGGCTCCCCGCCGTCGAGCTACGCCGAGTACGCGAACGGTGTCCGGGAGGAGTACTCGATCTACTCCGACGAAGACTGGCGCACGGGCCGTGCGAGCGTGCTGGAGAACCTGCTGGCCCGGCCTCGGCTGTATCGCAGCGACATCGCGCGGGCACGCTGGGAGAGCAAGGCACGCGAGAACCTGGCGAACGAACTGACCCGCTGGCGTGACGCGGACCCACATCACCGATGA
- a CDS encoding pseudouridine-5'-phosphate glycosidase, which yields MTPQLSLHEEVASALAAGDPVVALESTILSHGLPPGRNLDVARRLEKVVRDGGAVPATIAVLDGVPLIGLTGEQLERVCAPGADLDKLSLRDIGPAVGLGRSGATTVASTAALAAAAGIGMFATGGLGGVHQGAALSWDVSADLGVLAKVPTTVVCSGVKSVLDIAATLELLETNSVPVLGYRTGEFPAFYLRSSGFEVPWRVDDAAQAAAVIAAHRAHAESGVLLANPIPEASEMDKELHDRLLAEGLELLKSQGVHGKDVTPVLLEHFHTASGGVSLDANEALVLSNAELATEVAVALAGNAA from the coding sequence GTGACTCCGCAACTGTCCCTTCACGAAGAGGTCGCCTCCGCCCTCGCCGCCGGTGATCCCGTCGTCGCGCTGGAGAGCACCATCCTCTCCCACGGTCTCCCGCCCGGCCGCAACCTCGACGTCGCGCGACGGCTGGAGAAGGTCGTGCGCGACGGCGGCGCCGTCCCCGCGACCATCGCCGTGCTCGACGGCGTCCCGCTGATCGGCCTCACCGGCGAGCAGCTGGAACGTGTCTGCGCGCCCGGCGCGGACCTGGACAAGCTCTCCCTGCGCGACATCGGCCCGGCCGTCGGCCTCGGCCGCTCCGGGGCGACGACGGTCGCGAGCACCGCGGCACTGGCCGCCGCGGCCGGGATCGGCATGTTCGCCACCGGCGGGCTGGGCGGCGTGCATCAGGGCGCGGCGCTGAGCTGGGACGTCTCGGCGGATCTGGGCGTACTCGCGAAGGTGCCGACCACGGTCGTCTGCTCCGGGGTGAAGTCGGTGCTCGACATCGCCGCGACGCTGGAGCTGCTGGAGACCAACTCGGTGCCTGTGCTGGGCTACCGCACCGGCGAGTTCCCCGCGTTCTACCTCCGCTCGTCCGGGTTCGAGGTGCCGTGGCGGGTCGACGACGCCGCGCAGGCCGCCGCCGTCATCGCGGCGCACCGCGCGCACGCGGAGTCCGGGGTGCTACTGGCGAACCCGATCCCCGAAGCGTCCGAAATGGACAAAGAACTGCACGACCGGCTACTCGCCGAAGGACTGGAACTCTTGAAATCGCAAGGGGTGCACGGCAAGGACGTCACACCGGTGCTGCTGGAGCATTTCCACACCGCGAGCGGCGGCGTGAGCCTCGACGCGAACGAGGCGCTGGTGCTGTCCAACGCGGAACTGGCCACCGAGGTGGCCGTCGCGCTCGCCGGGAACGCGGCATGA